The following are encoded together in the Adhaeribacter arboris genome:
- a CDS encoding M16 family metallopeptidase yields the protein MLVKFLLPQKLRLAYSAFGFSVIIALGACSQKAVTTTTPAPPTTPDTAPASPKATYQVPVDYYTLDNGLKVVLSPDKTTPIVTVAAYYNIGFRNEPKDRTGFAHLFEHMMFQGSQNLGKMEFIQLIQRNGGVLNGSTRFDFTNYFEIVPANKLETILWAEADRMRGLNITQDNLKNQQEVVKNEVKVNVLNQPYGGFPWLDMPQYANKNWFNAHNFYGDLKDLDAANLDDVKNFFKTFYSPNNAALVVSGDFDPAQAKAWVKQYFDAIPAADLPPKVDLTEPRQEKEQRFAKDDKLATKPALAFAYHMPDRNTPEYYAMGLLDQILIQGNDSRLYQALVQERGYTGSVSGGINSGLGNMFNYNGPMLWDGNLIHDSSVTADSIMAVIDREIKKLETNGIDQALLDLAIVKMRSSFYDQISQTYGFGKADLLASFALFDNNPARINTLENEFRKVTPELMQKTLREYLRPTNRTILTINPLAKS from the coding sequence ATGCTTGTAAAATTTTTACTCCCGCAAAAACTTCGGTTAGCCTATTCTGCTTTCGGATTTAGTGTGATCATTGCCCTTGGCGCTTGTAGCCAAAAAGCAGTAACTACCACTACTCCCGCACCACCTACTACTCCGGATACGGCTCCAGCCAGCCCAAAAGCTACCTACCAGGTACCCGTAGATTATTATACCCTGGATAATGGTTTAAAAGTGGTTTTATCGCCGGATAAAACTACCCCCATTGTTACCGTAGCGGCTTATTATAACATTGGTTTCCGGAATGAGCCAAAAGATCGCACCGGGTTTGCCCACTTATTCGAACACATGATGTTTCAGGGCTCGCAGAATTTGGGCAAGATGGAGTTTATTCAGTTAATACAGAGAAATGGGGGAGTTTTAAATGGCTCTACCCGATTCGATTTTACGAATTACTTTGAAATTGTGCCAGCTAATAAACTGGAAACTATTTTGTGGGCCGAAGCAGATCGAATGCGGGGTTTGAACATTACCCAAGATAACCTGAAAAACCAACAGGAGGTAGTAAAGAACGAAGTAAAAGTGAATGTTTTGAATCAGCCTTACGGTGGGTTTCCGTGGCTGGATATGCCGCAGTACGCCAATAAAAACTGGTTTAATGCGCATAACTTTTATGGCGACCTGAAAGACTTAGACGCCGCTAATCTGGATGATGTCAAAAACTTTTTTAAAACTTTTTACTCCCCTAATAACGCCGCTTTAGTAGTAAGTGGAGATTTCGACCCTGCTCAGGCAAAAGCTTGGGTAAAGCAATATTTCGACGCGATTCCTGCAGCCGATTTGCCCCCTAAAGTTGATTTAACCGAACCCCGGCAGGAAAAAGAGCAACGGTTTGCCAAAGACGATAAATTGGCAACCAAGCCCGCACTGGCTTTTGCCTACCATATGCCTGATCGGAATACACCCGAATATTATGCTATGGGCTTACTCGACCAGATATTGATACAAGGTAATGATAGCCGCTTATATCAGGCGCTGGTGCAGGAAAGGGGCTATACCGGTAGCGTAAGTGGGGGTATTAATTCTGGGTTAGGCAATATGTTTAACTACAACGGCCCCATGTTATGGGATGGTAATCTTATTCACGACAGTAGTGTAACGGCGGATTCTATAATGGCGGTGATTGATCGGGAAATAAAAAAATTGGAAACTAATGGCATTGATCAAGCTTTGCTGGACTTAGCCATTGTAAAAATGCGCTCCAGCTTCTATGATCAAATTAGCCAAACGTATGGTTTCGGGAAAGCGGATTTACTGGCTAGTTTCGCTTTATTTGATAACAATCCGGCGCGCATAAACACTTTAGAAAATGAATTCCGGAAAGTAACACCGGAGCTCATGCAGAAAACCCTGCGCGAATACCTGCGGCCTACTAATCGTACTATTTTAACCATTAATCCATTAGCTAAAAGTTAA
- a CDS encoding co-chaperone GroES: MHISETNKLQKIIIVGDRVLIKPKSPKDQTKSGLFLPPGVQEKEKVQEGYVMKVGPGYPIPADYTFEEESWNQNDHDEEVRYIPLQAKEGDLAIYLQRDAIEINYQSERYFIVPQAAVLMLIREEDLD; the protein is encoded by the coding sequence ATGCACATATCGGAAACAAATAAGTTGCAGAAAATTATAATTGTAGGCGACCGGGTTTTAATTAAGCCAAAATCACCGAAAGACCAAACAAAAAGCGGGTTGTTTCTGCCGCCCGGGGTGCAGGAAAAAGAAAAAGTGCAGGAAGGTTACGTAATGAAAGTAGGGCCGGGTTATCCTATTCCCGCTGATTATACTTTTGAAGAAGAATCGTGGAACCAGAATGACCACGACGAAGAGGTACGATATATTCCATTACAGGCCAAAGAAGGCGATTTAGCTATTTACCTGCAACGCGATGCCATTGAAATAAATTACCAGTCCGAACGCTACTTTATCGTGCCTCAGGCAGCTGTTTTAATGCTGATTCGGGAAGAAGATTTAGACTAA
- the nth gene encoding endonuclease III: MRKKERYQHLIEYFTTNFPEPKTELHYKNAYELLLAVVLSAQCTDKRVNLVIPALLEQFPTPQHLAAATPDDIYPFIKSISYPNNKAKHLAGLGKMLVEQFNAEVPSSVAELQQLPGVGRKTANVISSVIYNQPAMAVDTHVFRVSKRLGLVTQNAHTPLEVEKQLMQGIPQSLVPKAHHWLILHGRYICVARKPKCEHCALTYFCKFYQTHWPNIPDDPENRL, translated from the coding sequence ATGCGCAAAAAAGAACGCTATCAGCATTTAATTGAGTATTTCACCACAAATTTCCCGGAACCTAAAACCGAACTGCACTATAAAAACGCTTACGAGTTACTACTAGCCGTAGTATTAAGCGCCCAATGTACCGATAAACGCGTTAACCTGGTAATTCCGGCTTTATTAGAGCAATTTCCTACGCCGCAACACTTGGCGGCCGCTACCCCCGACGATATTTACCCCTTTATTAAAAGTATTTCGTACCCAAACAATAAAGCCAAACACCTGGCTGGTTTAGGTAAAATGCTGGTAGAGCAATTTAACGCCGAGGTACCCAGCAGTGTAGCCGAACTCCAGCAATTACCGGGAGTAGGCCGTAAAACAGCCAACGTTATTTCTTCGGTTATTTACAACCAACCGGCTATGGCCGTAGATACGCACGTTTTCCGGGTATCTAAACGGTTGGGCTTGGTTACGCAAAATGCCCACACGCCGCTGGAAGTGGAAAAACAATTAATGCAGGGAATACCTCAAAGTTTGGTTCCGAAAGCGCACCATTGGCTTATTTTACACGGCCGGTATATTTGCGTGGCCCGCAAGCCTAAATGCGAGCACTGCGCGCTTACCTATTTCTGTAAGTTTTACCAAACCCATTGGCCTAATATTCCCGATGATCCGGAAAATCGGTTGTAA
- the asnB gene encoding asparagine synthase (glutamine-hydrolyzing): MCGINVIISKKGPAPDSAILRLTQANTHRGPDATVYYTSNYDGGKIYFGHNRLKIIDLSNEANQPLFSPNRRYLLLYNGEVYNYLTLRSELQAKGYFFQTTSDTEVVLAVLTTYGQAGLEKLNGMFALIFYDTQTQKLIAARDRFGIKRLYYFHSAEYLIISSEINSLLASGLIKKELNETQLLQYLRYRHALKPQTFFRNIHELEEGQVLNYAAHTLHVESLISSPATEINTERSDAEITSQTENLLLKSVERQLRADVPVGLFLSGGVDSTLILALIQQLGYRQFPAFTISNKASESIYGSDDYRFAKLAAQDFGADHQSFEMDASILKYVDELVATLDQPIADGAALLTYYLSQQVKATIKVALSGAGADELFGGYNRHRAFYHFLQYRRFAHIFLALFKPGAALLPTGVKHPLRKQFLLIRKLADKIQPHQPVQTFLNFTAMDRHLPQLLQPEFIGSTLDTDKPVEKGNVLRWSLNQDLHQYLIADILALTDKTSMIHSLEVRTPYLDNTLHGFLQTLPPEILFKNGPKWILKHILEKHQEKQIANRLKEGFGMPLGYWLKQNENRWIFEDLQNPQHVVFRYIRFPETQSLLQMLLQGRYDYSTELWALIILARWLSRHFAD; the protein is encoded by the coding sequence TTGTGCGGCATCAATGTAATTATTAGTAAGAAAGGACCCGCTCCAGATTCGGCCATTCTCCGTCTTACCCAGGCAAACACCCATCGCGGACCAGATGCTACGGTTTACTATACTTCTAATTACGACGGCGGGAAAATTTACTTTGGGCACAATCGGCTAAAAATAATCGATCTTTCGAACGAGGCAAATCAGCCTCTTTTCTCCCCGAACCGCCGTTATTTATTGCTCTATAACGGGGAAGTTTATAATTACCTTACTCTGCGGTCGGAGCTACAAGCGAAAGGTTACTTTTTTCAGACTACCTCTGATACGGAAGTGGTACTGGCAGTTTTAACTACTTACGGGCAAGCCGGCTTAGAAAAGTTGAACGGTATGTTCGCCTTGATTTTTTACGATACCCAAACCCAAAAACTAATTGCCGCCCGCGATCGCTTTGGTATCAAACGCTTATATTATTTTCATTCCGCCGAATACCTGATTATATCTTCAGAAATTAACAGCCTGCTGGCATCCGGGTTAATTAAAAAGGAGTTAAATGAAACCCAACTGCTCCAATACCTGCGTTACCGGCACGCTTTAAAGCCCCAAACATTTTTCCGGAATATACATGAGTTAGAAGAAGGTCAGGTCTTAAATTATGCAGCGCATACATTACACGTAGAATCTCTCATTTCCTCTCCCGCTACTGAAATAAATACAGAACGTAGCGATGCGGAGATTACTTCGCAAACCGAAAATTTACTTTTGAAATCTGTAGAAAGGCAATTACGGGCCGATGTACCGGTGGGCTTATTTTTAAGTGGCGGGGTAGATTCTACCTTGATTCTGGCATTGATACAACAATTAGGCTACCGGCAGTTTCCGGCTTTTACCATTAGCAACAAAGCTTCGGAGAGTATTTATGGCTCGGATGACTATCGCTTTGCCAAATTAGCCGCCCAGGATTTTGGGGCTGACCACCAATCGTTTGAAATGGATGCCTCTATTTTAAAATATGTAGATGAATTAGTTGCTACCTTGGACCAGCCTATTGCCGACGGCGCCGCTTTGCTTACGTATTATTTATCTCAACAAGTAAAGGCAACCATAAAAGTAGCTCTGTCCGGAGCGGGCGCCGACGAGCTTTTTGGGGGTTATAACCGGCACCGGGCCTTTTACCATTTCTTGCAATACCGCCGGTTTGCGCATATATTTCTGGCTTTGTTTAAGCCCGGAGCCGCCTTATTGCCCACCGGAGTTAAACATCCGCTCCGCAAGCAGTTTTTACTTATCCGGAAACTCGCCGATAAAATTCAGCCGCACCAGCCCGTGCAAACTTTTTTAAATTTTACGGCCATGGACCGGCATCTGCCGCAACTATTACAACCAGAATTCATCGGGAGTACACTTGACACCGATAAACCCGTGGAGAAGGGAAATGTACTGCGCTGGAGCTTGAATCAGGATTTACACCAGTATTTGATTGCCGATATTCTGGCTTTAACGGATAAAACCAGCATGATTCATTCGCTGGAAGTACGAACACCTTACTTGGATAACACTTTGCATGGTTTCTTACAAACGTTACCCCCGGAAATCTTATTCAAGAATGGGCCTAAATGGATTCTGAAGCATATTCTGGAGAAGCACCAGGAAAAGCAAATTGCTAACCGGCTAAAAGAAGGCTTTGGCATGCCCTTAGGTTATTGGCTTAAACAAAACGAAAACCGTTGGATTTTTGAAGATTTGCAGAACCCGCAACACGTAGTATTTCGGTACATCCGCTTTCCGGAAACCCAAAGTCTCCTTCAGATGCTGCTGCAGGGCCGTTACGATTATAGCACAGAATTATGGGCTTTAATCATACTGGCTCGCTGGTTGAGCCGGCACTTTGCCGATTAA
- a CDS encoding homogentisate 1,2-dioxygenase, protein MAYYYRLGTIPPKRHTQFRQPDGSLYAEQLVGTLGFHGVSSLLYHIHPPTQISRIGEPVPYAPIVARNRPLAPGHLRTLSQTVTGVDYLNARQTLLVNNDVTISICNPSGGMDYYYKNAQADEVVFVHEGSGEMLSPMGKLKFQPGDYLVIPRTVIHQFKFNSGLIRLLLIEAFSPVETCRRYRNQFGQLLEHAPYCERDIRPPSELITQTEPGEYRVQIKKEGFLHQYFYDFSPLDVVGWDGYFYPYAFSIHDFEPITGRIHQPPPVHQTFEGHNFVICSFVPRLFDYHPLAIPAPYNHSNVDSDEVLYYVAGNFMSRKGVDLASFTIHPGGIPHGPHPGTVEASIGKKETHELAVMIDTFKPLHLTETALPYLDENYPMSWK, encoded by the coding sequence ATGGCCTATTATTATCGCTTAGGTACTATTCCGCCGAAAAGGCATACGCAGTTTCGGCAGCCCGATGGCAGTTTATACGCGGAGCAACTGGTAGGGACATTGGGCTTTCACGGAGTTTCTTCGCTGTTGTATCATATTCACCCACCCACTCAAATTAGTCGCATTGGGGAGCCTGTTCCGTATGCACCAATAGTAGCTAGAAATAGGCCGTTAGCTCCGGGCCACTTGCGTACCCTGTCGCAAACCGTCACTGGCGTAGACTACCTGAATGCCCGCCAAACTCTTTTGGTAAACAACGATGTAACTATCAGCATTTGTAACCCAAGTGGCGGTATGGATTACTACTACAAAAACGCCCAGGCCGATGAGGTAGTGTTTGTACACGAAGGCAGCGGGGAGATGCTTTCGCCCATGGGAAAACTTAAATTTCAGCCAGGCGACTATCTGGTTATTCCCCGCACGGTTATTCATCAATTTAAATTTAATTCTGGTCTAATTCGGTTATTACTCATCGAGGCGTTCAGCCCCGTAGAAACCTGCCGGCGTTACCGCAACCAGTTTGGGCAGTTACTGGAGCACGCACCCTACTGCGAACGCGATATCCGGCCGCCCAGCGAACTTATTACCCAAACTGAACCCGGCGAGTACCGGGTACAAATCAAAAAAGAAGGATTTTTGCACCAATATTTTTACGATTTCAGTCCGTTGGATGTAGTAGGTTGGGACGGCTATTTTTACCCGTACGCTTTTTCCATCCACGATTTTGAGCCAATTACCGGCCGTATCCATCAGCCACCACCCGTACACCAAACCTTCGAAGGACATAATTTCGTGATTTGCTCGTTTGTACCCCGTTTATTCGATTATCATCCTCTGGCTATTCCGGCGCCCTACAACCACTCCAACGTCGATTCGGACGAAGTGCTGTATTATGTAGCGGGTAACTTTATGAGCCGCAAAGGAGTGGATCTTGCCTCGTTCACCATTCATCCGGGAGGTATTCCGCACGGTCCGCACCCGGGAACCGTAGAAGCCAGTATCGGGAAGAAAGAAACGCATGAACTAGCCGTAATGATTGATACTTTTAAACCTTTGCATTTAACCGAAACTGCCCTGCCTTACCTGGATGAGAACTACCCGATGAGCTGGAAGTAA
- a CDS encoding RNA polymerase sigma factor, whose amino-acid sequence MNTIQLSDSELVSLYIAGNENAFELLVKRHKNKVFTTILLIVKDTYTAEDLLQDTFIKAIHTMKSGRYNEEGKFSSWICRIAHNLAIDYFRKEKRNPTIEMEDGSNVFNTLAFAEESIESLQIKEDTHKRLRELIQQLPEAQKEVLIMRHYADMSFQEIAETTGVSINTALGRMRYALINLRKKMTNQNIDYDKNLYSQ is encoded by the coding sequence ATGAACACAATCCAACTTAGCGACTCAGAACTGGTGTCGTTATATATTGCAGGTAATGAAAACGCTTTCGAACTCTTAGTAAAAAGACACAAGAACAAAGTTTTTACCACGATTTTATTAATCGTAAAAGACACCTATACCGCCGAAGATCTGTTGCAGGATACTTTTATCAAAGCTATCCACACCATGAAAAGCGGCCGGTACAACGAGGAGGGTAAATTTTCTTCGTGGATATGCCGGATTGCCCATAATCTGGCAATCGACTATTTCCGCAAAGAAAAAAGAAACCCAACAATTGAAATGGAAGATGGCAGCAATGTTTTTAACACACTGGCATTTGCCGAAGAGTCAATTGAGTCCTTGCAGATCAAAGAGGATACGCACAAGCGTCTCCGCGAATTGATCCAGCAATTACCCGAAGCGCAAAAAGAAGTGCTGATTATGCGGCACTACGCCGATATGAGCTTTCAGGAAATTGCTGAAACGACCGGGGTTAGTATAAACACAGCGCTAGGCCGCATGCGGTACGCGTTGATTAACCTTCGGAAGAAGATGACAAACCAAAACATTGATTATGATAAAAATCTCTACTCACAATGA
- a CDS encoding ArsR/SmtB family transcription factor — MAISKAASFRETEIKLATYAKALAHPARIAILQLLSQKQICVCGDIVEELPLSQSTVSQHLKELKEAGLITGEVNGTCVCYGLNSTQVLEARQLLQEFLNNLATATTPDNER, encoded by the coding sequence ATGGCAATTTCGAAGGCAGCCTCTTTTCGGGAAACAGAAATAAAATTAGCCACTTACGCAAAAGCACTGGCGCATCCGGCCCGGATAGCTATTTTACAGTTACTCAGTCAGAAACAGATTTGTGTTTGCGGCGATATTGTGGAAGAACTACCCTTGTCGCAATCTACGGTATCGCAGCACTTAAAAGAATTAAAAGAAGCCGGCCTGATTACCGGTGAAGTAAACGGCACCTGTGTTTGTTACGGTTTAAATTCTACTCAAGTACTGGAAGCCCGGCAACTTCTTCAGGAATTTCTTAATAATTTAGCCACCGCAACTACTCCCGATAACGAAAGGTAA
- a CDS encoding EamA family transporter: MWWIYALLSAVFAALTAIFAKIGIKGVDSDLATAIRTVVILILAWSIVFFKDAIPNLVGLTKTNWAFLILSGCATGLSWIFYFKALQIGKVSQVAPVDKASVAIAILLAVVFLGEPLSLKTALGAGFIILGTLVLVL, from the coding sequence ATGTGGTGGATATATGCCCTTTTATCAGCAGTATTTGCGGCTTTAACGGCCATTTTTGCCAAAATTGGTATAAAAGGAGTAGATTCGGACTTAGCCACCGCTATCCGAACGGTAGTCATTTTAATTTTGGCTTGGTCTATTGTTTTTTTTAAAGATGCTATTCCTAACCTGGTAGGGCTTACTAAAACCAACTGGGCTTTTTTGATTTTATCCGGGTGTGCTACGGGCCTTTCCTGGATATTTTATTTTAAAGCTTTGCAAATAGGAAAAGTTTCGCAGGTAGCTCCCGTGGATAAAGCCAGCGTAGCCATTGCCATTCTGTTAGCCGTAGTATTTTTAGGCGAACCGCTTAGTTTAAAAACTGCTTTGGGGGCAGGATTCATTATTTTAGGAACGCTCGTTTTAGTTTTATAA
- a CDS encoding bifunctional UDP-N-acetylmuramoyl-tripeptide:D-alanyl-D-alanine ligase/alanine racemase: MLRFKDLAELTHGNLLQLKQDYLIQHVLTDSRKLAHPASSLFFAIKGSFNDGHQYIANLYKRGVRQFVIEDSRAIPGIKQTDALDRAFPEANFLQVNSSLAALQKLTAYHRSQFALPVMAITGSNGKTIVKEWLAQLLSPDERVVKSPRSYNSQIGVPLSVWQINQNHTLGIFEAGISRIGEMEKLTAIIQPTEGIFTNIGQAHAQGFASLEQKITEKLKLFKNVECLYYCRDHVPVHEAIVAAKIPAFTWSRHQPADLRIVNSALQNNHFACKFQYQQQTGTLLIPFTDEASIENCLHCLAVLLVRQVPLPEIQQRFLKLSPVAMRLEMKEAINGCYLLDDSYNNDLSGLSIALDVLQNQTRTVKKSVVLSDLLESGLSEEVLYSQVAELIRVHRIDRLIGIGLVIGHHKLKFELPAEFFADTNEFLINFNPDNYQQETILLKGARIFEFEKIVSAFQRKVHGTVLEVNLDALVHNLNFYRAKLAPETKLMVMVKAFAYGSGSYEIANLLQFHRVDYLTVAYPDEGISLRRHGISLPIMVMSPSPDSFTKLQQYQLEPEIYSLEILEACMKALPSDPNYRQNIHLKLDTGMHRLGFTETDLEVLFARLAATPQLQVISAFSHLAGADEAMYNDFSQLQISRFRAMVQRVENTLGYKVIKHILNSAGIVRFPEHQMDMVRLGIGLYGVEATGTEQDALRTVGQLKTTISQVKGVAAGETVGYSRKGIADEPKQIATIAIGYADGYDRRFGNGVGQVLIKGQQAATIGNICMDMCMLDVTGLDVKAGDEVEVFGENITIGKMARKIGTIPYELLTNISGRVKRVFYAEL, from the coding sequence ATGTTACGCTTCAAAGATCTGGCTGAACTTACTCATGGCAACTTGCTGCAGTTAAAGCAAGATTATCTTATTCAGCATGTATTAACGGATAGTCGTAAGCTGGCGCACCCGGCTAGTTCTTTGTTCTTCGCCATAAAAGGTTCTTTTAACGATGGACACCAGTACATTGCTAATTTATATAAACGGGGAGTCCGGCAGTTTGTAATAGAAGACAGTAGGGCAATTCCAGGGATAAAACAGACCGATGCTCTCGATAGAGCTTTTCCGGAAGCTAACTTTTTGCAGGTAAACAGTAGCTTAGCGGCTTTGCAAAAGTTAACGGCCTATCATCGGAGCCAATTTGCGTTACCGGTAATGGCTATAACCGGCAGTAACGGCAAAACCATTGTGAAAGAATGGCTGGCGCAATTGCTAAGCCCCGATGAACGCGTGGTGAAAAGTCCGCGCAGTTATAATTCGCAAATTGGAGTGCCGCTTTCAGTATGGCAAATTAATCAAAATCATACATTGGGCATTTTTGAAGCGGGTATCTCGCGCATTGGGGAAATGGAGAAGCTGACCGCTATTATTCAACCCACAGAAGGTATATTCACGAATATCGGGCAGGCTCACGCGCAAGGCTTTGCTTCGCTGGAACAAAAAATAACTGAGAAGTTAAAGCTGTTTAAAAACGTGGAGTGTCTTTATTATTGCCGGGATCATGTTCCGGTTCATGAAGCAATTGTTGCGGCAAAAATTCCGGCGTTTACCTGGTCGCGGCATCAACCCGCCGATTTGCGGATTGTAAATAGTGCCCTGCAAAACAACCATTTTGCCTGCAAATTTCAATACCAACAACAAACGGGTACGCTACTGATACCTTTCACCGACGAAGCTTCCATTGAAAATTGCTTGCATTGTTTGGCGGTTTTGCTGGTCAGGCAGGTGCCTTTGCCCGAAATTCAGCAGCGTTTTTTAAAATTATCTCCGGTAGCTATGCGCCTGGAGATGAAAGAAGCTATAAACGGTTGTTACCTGCTCGACGATTCTTATAACAATGATTTAAGCGGTTTAAGCATTGCCCTGGATGTACTGCAAAATCAAACCCGGACGGTTAAGAAAAGCGTGGTTTTGTCGGATTTACTCGAATCGGGTTTGTCCGAAGAAGTACTGTATAGCCAGGTGGCCGAATTAATCCGGGTTCATCGCATTGACCGCTTAATAGGGATTGGTCTGGTTATTGGCCATCATAAATTAAAATTTGAACTACCCGCTGAATTTTTTGCGGATACAAATGAATTTCTGATAAATTTTAATCCGGATAATTACCAGCAGGAAACCATTCTGTTAAAAGGAGCCCGCATATTTGAATTTGAGAAAATAGTAAGCGCTTTTCAACGGAAAGTTCATGGTACGGTACTCGAAGTTAACCTAGACGCTTTGGTGCATAACCTGAATTTTTACCGGGCTAAGCTGGCTCCGGAAACCAAGTTAATGGTAATGGTAAAAGCTTTTGCTTACGGCAGCGGTTCCTACGAAATTGCTAATTTACTCCAGTTTCACCGGGTAGATTACCTCACCGTAGCGTACCCGGATGAAGGTATTTCGCTGCGGAGGCACGGTATTAGTTTACCCATTATGGTAATGAGCCCTTCGCCGGATTCGTTTACCAAATTGCAGCAATACCAGTTAGAACCCGAAATATATTCTTTAGAAATTCTGGAGGCTTGCATGAAGGCTTTACCTTCTGACCCGAACTATCGCCAGAACATTCATTTAAAATTGGATACGGGTATGCACCGCTTGGGCTTTACCGAAACAGACCTGGAAGTTTTATTTGCACGTCTGGCGGCCACCCCGCAATTACAAGTAATAAGTGCCTTTAGTCACCTGGCCGGTGCCGATGAAGCTATGTATAATGATTTCTCGCAATTACAAATATCCCGTTTCCGCGCCATGGTTCAGCGAGTAGAAAATACGTTGGGCTACAAGGTTATTAAACATATTCTTAATTCGGCGGGGATTGTGCGTTTTCCGGAACACCAAATGGATATGGTTCGGCTGGGAATTGGGTTATATGGTGTAGAAGCAACTGGAACAGAGCAAGATGCCTTACGTACGGTTGGCCAGTTGAAAACTACTATTTCGCAGGTGAAGGGGGTAGCGGCCGGAGAAACAGTGGGCTATAGCCGGAAAGGTATTGCTGACGAACCAAAGCAAATTGCCACCATTGCCATTGGCTACGCCGACGGGTACGACCGAAGGTTCGGCAATGGTGTTGGCCAGGTACTTATTAAAGGGCAACAAGCGGCCACTATTGGCAATATTTGCATGGATATGTGCATGTTGGATGTAACCGGTCTGGACGTAAAAGCCGGGGATGAAGTAGAAGTTTTTGGGGAGAATATTACTATTGGTAAAATGGCCCGGAAAATTGGTACCATCCCCTATGAATTACTCACGAACATTAGTGGCCGGGTAAAGCGAGTTTTTTATGCTGAATTATAG